In Anaeromicrobium sediminis, one genomic interval encodes:
- a CDS encoding rhodanese-like domain-containing protein: MLISNHDIENISVEEIKKAMENGSILLDIRAKEDYNDVHITNAINIPFQSLRCELNQLDKDKEILVICYIGESSKRATYLLRQLGFNAKNIHGGMNAWKQYEINIRER; encoded by the coding sequence ATGTTAATCTCAAATCATGATATTGAAAATATTTCTGTAGAAGAAATAAAAAAAGCAATGGAAAATGGTTCTATTTTATTGGATATACGTGCTAAAGAAGATTATAATGATGTACATATAACAAATGCCATTAATATACCATTTCAATCTTTAAGATGTGAACTAAATCAATTAGATAAAGATAAAGAAATCTTAGTAATATGTTACATAGGAGAAAGTAGTAAAAGAGCTACTTATCTTCTACGTCAATTAGGCTTTAATGCTAAAAATATACATGGAGGAATGAATGCTTGGAAACAATATGAAATTAATATAAGGGAAAGATGA